Proteins from one Bombus affinis isolate iyBomAffi1 chromosome 1, iyBomAffi1.2, whole genome shotgun sequence genomic window:
- the LOC126928712 gene encoding 39S ribosomal protein L38, mitochondrial, translating into MANPVLRSFIKDISLRLKIRVEQVRHGHHIRGKPPTIALNLEQRLQLLKGPTPTKVNIGFLVSKPSLEKKQAWMAERKMKRANMNFEKEIRSGQLPLNLEEARNVWLETTRPDDIRKIADHYNIFQDLFGNAFFFPVVQLDISYNIDDNDTLVRVYTGNVIKPAEARALPNVGYKAQNDTLWTLVMCTPDGNLENSNNEYCHWFLGNIPGNRVEEGEQIMDYMRPIPVRGVGYYRYIFILYKQSQRLDYAEYNRLQPCLQLKERNWNTLEFYRKYQDYLTPAGLAFFQSDWDPTVREFYHSALDAEEPIFQYDFPKPYIAPQTWFPLRQPFNLYLDKYKDSKDVMKEFLLRKLKTVDPFKEPKAPYKYPNACSIDKRIPSWLRVQIKKERLGWDRVNLLK; encoded by the exons ATGGCGAATCCTGTTTTACGAAGTTTTATTAAAGATATATCTTTACGTTTAAAAATTCGTGTCGAACAAGTTCGACATGGACATCATATTCGAGGAAAACCACCAACTATCGCTCTTAATTTGGAGCAACGGCTCCAAT tgCTGAAAGGACCAACTCCAACTAAAGTAAACATAGGTTTTCTTGTTTCAAAACCCTCATTAGAAAAAAAACAGGCTTGGATGGCTGAACGAAAAATGAAACGAGCTAACATGAACTTTGAGAAAGAAATAAGGAGCGGACAAT TGCCACTAAATTTGGAAGAAGCAAGAAATGTTTGGTTAGAAACAACCAGACCGGATGATATTCGAAAAATCGCAgatcattataatatttttcaggATTTATTCGGAAATGCTTTTTTCTTTCCTGTTGTACAGCTTGACATCAGTTACAACATAGACGATAATGATACTTTAGTCAGAGTTTATACAGGAAATGTAATAAAACCTGCAGAGGCACGTGCGTTACCAAATGTTGGATACAAAGCCCAAAATGATACTTTATGGACATTGGTGATGTGTACACCAGATGGTAATTTGGAGAACTCAAATAACGAATATTGTCATTGGTTTTT AGGAAATATTCCAGGGAACAGAGTAGAAGAGGGTGAGCAAATAATGGATTATATGAGACCAATCCCAGTTAGGGGAGTAGGATAttatcgttatatatttatcCTGTACAAACAAAGTCAACGTTTAGATTATGCAGAATACAATAGACTTCAACCTTG CTTACAGTTAAAAGAACGTAATTGGAATACATTGGAGTTTTATCGAAAGTATCAAGATTATCTTACTCCAGCTGGTCTAGCATTTTTTCAAAGTGATTGGGATCCCACAGTGAGAGAGTTTTATCATTCTGCATTAG ATGCAGAAGAGCCGATATTTCAGTATGACTTTCCAAAACCATACATTGCACCGCAAACGTGGTTTCCATTGAGACAAccatttaatctttatttagaCAAGTACAAAGATTCCAAAGACGTAATGAAAGAATTTTTGTTAAGAAAACTAAAAACCGTTGATCCTTTCAAAGAGCCAAAGGCACCTTACAAGTATCCAAACGCGTGCAGTATTGATAAAAGAATACCCTCTTGGTTGAGAGTACAAATAAAAAAGGAACGCTTGGGATGGGACCGAGTTAATcttctgaaataa